Genomic segment of Chitinivibrionales bacterium:
CGTCTCTGCTGCTACAATCCCGGGTACGACCAACTTCAGTGCTGTCTGGCTGATGAATTTTACCTGCTGAGGCACAAATCGTTTGCGCTCCTTCCTTTTCAGGAAAAGACCGCGCCTTCGGTGGGGTGGGATGCCGGTATGCTGGGGCAGATGGCGGCCAGCATAAATTGGTGTCCGAAAAAATATTTGTTCCTTAGCGCCACGGATTCCTGCAAGGGCGCAAGCGCGGGCACCAGCAATTTCTGGTCCGATTTCAAAGGCTGGTGCTACACGAACGATACGAATTATATCGTCGGCGACCTGAGCTCGCTTCCCTATAACGGGGGCGGGAAAGATTCAAGCGCCCACGCCAATAATCCGGACTCGGGCACGATATGGCTTGTCCATTATCCCACCAACACGTGGACGTGCATTCTCAAGCCTCCGGCTCCGGTGAGCAGGACCACGCTCCTGGCCTTCCCGTCGGTATGGATTGACACCTCTTATAAAACAGGTACCATAACCCCGCAGCATGGTAACCGTCTGCAATACCGCGGTATTCCGCTGGAGGGTATAAGCTATTATTATGATATCAGAGGCCGCCGTATCGTGGTAAACGCCAGAACAACGCAAAAACTGTACTCGGGTGTCTATTATACCGTTTCCCCGGATGGAGTCATGAAGCGCATCGTGATTGGCAAATAAGAAATTGACATTTTCCATTTGGGGGATTTATTATGATGAGAAATGGTCTTGATGTGGTGGGCACGCGCCGGCGTTACAGCCGGCGCGTCCTTTGGACGGGCGTTTTTTTTGCAAGCATTCTTTGTTGTTGCAGCAAACCCACGGGGCCGTCTGGAGCACCGGCAATCACCACGCAGCCGGCCTCACAAACGGAACCCTACGGCCAGCAGGTCACTTTCACCGTTGTTGCCACCGGCAACCCGACCCTCGCCTATCAGTGGCACAAGGACAGCGCCAACATTCCCGGCGCCATCTATTCAAGCTTTACCATTGCGGCGGTGACATTTGAGGACTCCGGCTACTACGACGTGGTGGTCACCAACTCGGCGGGAAAGGTTATCTCGAATGCCGCGAAACTATCGGTCAATTCTGCCCTGGTAGCCCCAAACTTCACCTTGCAGCCGCTGTCGCAAGAGAAAACCATTGGTGAGCCGGTCACGTTCACGGCTTCGGCCGACGGTAATCCGAGTCCCACCTACCAGTGGCGCAAGGACGGCGCGAATATCGCCGGAGCGACCGCCGCAAGCTATACCATTTCCTCGGTCGTTCTGAACAGTGCAGGCTCCTACAGCGTGGTGGCAGCCAACTCCCAGGGGAGCCTTGCGTCAAACGCCGCTTTACTTTTGGTAACGGCCGGATGCCCCTTTCCGGACACGGCGCAGCACCTTGATCCGCTTGATCCGGCGTACCACATCATCACTCCGAACGGCGGAGAGACGTTTCATGTGGGCCAGCCGTGCACGTTGATCGTGTGGTCACGGCTCTCCGGTTCGGCGGAAATCGCCTTGGTTATCGGGCCGTCCAGTCTGACCCCGCCGGAGGATTTCGGCGCATGGGGCACGACCTTTTCGGCAGACTCATCCTACGACACCGTGGTCTTTACGGTTCCCGATTCCCTGTGGGACAAATATTCCTTTCAGAATGTCAGCAGCATCACCGATTCATGTTTGTTTAATGTCACCTACTATAAATATCCGCAATTCGGTGATTACTCGGATTGCTATTTCAGGATAGCGAAATAACGGATGAAAAACGGCGATGAATAGAAAAAGAGATGTTCGGCAACTCGGCACGGTCCTTTTTACCGCGGGCCTTGCCTTTCTGGTCTCGCATGCGCAGGCGCAGATCAAGGCGAGGATAGTTGCCACTCAAGACCAGGTCGCCGCGGCGTGCGGCACCACCAATGTCAAGCTCGTGTTTGGGTGCCAGAGCGGACTTTATTTTGTTGACTTTTCGGAAACTTCTCCGCAGATCAGCAGCATTTCTCTCGCCGATCCCGCCTATGTGCCCGACATTTCTTCGGACGGCAACTGGGTGGCGTACCAGACCGGCTCCAACGCCGAAGGCGGCCCTTCCACGGCCGTGGCAACCGCATGGATAAGGGCGCTTGCGGCAAGCGGTACGCCGGTGAAGGTGGCCGACACCGGTTATGTGCCGCGGTTCGTGCAGAACGCCCCGCCCGATACTCCGGAGGTCATCTACGCGACGAGCGTCGCGTGCCCTCAGGACACCTGTTACGCGCTCGGGCAGACGCTGCTAAAAAAAATCGCCGGCGGCGCGGCGGGACCGGCGGAAGTCGTTTTTGACAAGGGGAGCTATTACGGCGGGCTCTCATGGGACAACCGGTACCTGAATTCGGCCTGGGAAGGCGGACCGAACGCCTTCATGCTCGACCTGCAGGGCGGCAACGGCGTCCCCGCCGCGCTCCATACCATGCGGGTCAAGAAAAACGTCACGAACGCCGATACCTTCGTCACCGTCAAGACGTGCAACCCTTCGCGTTCCGCAAGCAGGATTTTCACCAATACCATGATGTTTTACGACTTCTCCTCCGCGGCCATCACGCTGGCCAAGTGCTATCACCCGATTCTCAAGACCTGGGGCACGCACCAGCTGCTGTTTATTTCCCGCAGCGATTCCGAAGATCTGAGGGTATACGATACACCGTATATGTCGCTGGTGCCCTTGAGCATTGCCCAGGGAAACGGCGAGCCCGTGGCAAAGGAATGGAACACCCCGGAATGGTCGAACCATCCGTATTTTGCCGTATCAGGCATGGTGGTCGACCGCCTCTTTTCCGCCGGCGCCGGCAGCTATGACCATACCCTCAACAGCGAGGCCGTATATCTTGTCAATCTGAAGGATTCCCTGTATGTGCGGCTCGTTGAAACCACCGACACCTCGCACGCTTCCATGGTATCCCTGGAGAATCCGTTTGTCTGGGTGCAGGTGCCTGCAGGATTCCAGGAAGACTCCACTTGGCTCAAGCAGACCATTTGGGAGCGGGCCGCCGGCGTCATCAACCCGTACAATCCTTCCGCGGACTACCTGCGCCGCTCCGCGGGCTCTCCTGTTGAGATCGTCATTTATTCGGTATCGGGGAGGAAAATCGCCAGCATCAGCGGCGTGCAGAATGCTTCGGTTGTCATACGGGAAAAACTGCGCGCCCTGAATCCGGGAACGTACCTGGTGGCCAGCAGAGACGGGGAAGGATTGCTTCATACGAGCAGGTGGGTGAACGTCAGATAACCAAGGCCAACGGATATTTCTTTTTAGTTGATTGACCCTTGCTTCCGAAAAGAGGCGGGGTTTTTTATTGCGTGGTAAGAATGACATCCGGCATGATATCTGTTCGTCGGAATCTTCATGAAATTCGCCCCCGAACGACGACCTTTTTTTTACTCGTTTACGAGGATAAACAAAATATGGCTGTGCGCCTTCTGCTGCGACTGCGCCGCTGAGAAAAACAAGAGTGGTAGTTGACTTATGCCAAGCGTTAGGCCGGACTGGAGGCCGCGCCAAAGCGCGGTGCTGCCCGGACACCGGCGGTCTTCCGCCTTCGGGCCGTGGCAGCCCGAGCCGAAGGCGAGACCATCCGGGTCTTAACCCCGCCCAATAGGAAGGGCGGGTTACACGGCCGCCGCGGCGGAGCCGCGGAACGCCCAGACTTATTTAGCGTGCGGGGCTTGGACAGCTCGAGCAGCTTAAAAAACACAGTATGCTTTACAAAAGAAAAACCTCCGCGCGACTGCGCGGAGGTTTTGTCAATTAGCCGTTCCTCAATATGATTAGTGCGTCGGCAGCGTCCAATACAAATTGTCGATAACAACGGTCTCACCTGCACCGTTATACGGGTTCATGCTGACGCCGAGGAAGTAGTCGACGTCCGACAAGTCACAGGTCGCGGCCCAAGCCGAAAGCGGAATGGCCACGTCATGCCATTGGCCATCGGGCTGAAATCCGTAATTTCCTGCGGATACCCACGTTTGGTTGCCCGTACTTTGCGTTCCCTTCTTATCCAAGTTTTCCACAAGAAGGTTGAAACCGGCGCCGGCCGACGAGCACTTTATTGACACGTGCAGCGTGCAGGCCGCATAGGACGTCATGTTTGCGGACAATAGGGTGCCGTTGTATGCCGCCCATCCAAACCCTTCCCAACCTCCAGAACTGGTTATCGCCCATGCTTTTGATTGTCCGTCCTCTCCGACTGAGTCCACTGAATCAACAGTACCGCCGTTCCAGAGCAGAAGCGGGACCGGCAGGTTGGGATTAATTGCCGTGTAACTTGTGGCCCTGGTCCCGACAATGCCGAACGCGGGAATCAATCCTTGGTAATACACGGCGGTCTTCGTCACCGTGGTGACCGGGACAAGGTCGTTGTAAATTACCGTGACCGTGTCGCTGTCCGCCGCGGCGATGGCGCCGGCGGTCGATGCGCCGTAGGAGAATCCGACCTTGCCGGTGAATTTGCCCGCGTTGGCCTTGAGCGTGACCGTGATGCCTGCGGTGTCCTTCGTGCTCTTGACCTTCACCGTAACAGTGCTGTCAAGCACGTCTGCATCGTCGACGGTGATGGTCATCTTGCTCTGGCCCGTGTACGAGGCGGAATCGAGGGTGACGGTGCCAGCGATGCCGTTCCACTTGGCGGTTTTCGTGATCGTGGCGGCCGGGGCGCCGTCTTTATACGCCACCGTGACATTGTCGTTGTCCGAGACCTCGATGCTGGTGCCGGCGACCGATGGCTTCAAGGTGAAGGCAACGGTGCCGCTGTAGGTCGCGGTTTTGCCTGCCACGGGATTCAATACCGCGGTGATCCCCGTGGTGTCGGTGGTGCTCTTGACCGTGACCGCGGCGGTGGCGGTGGTAAGGTCCGAATCGACGAGCGTAACCGTCATGGGCGCGGCAAAGGCCACGTAATTCGCCTTGTCAAGCGTGACCACGCCGGCAACGCCGTTCCACACCGCTTTGGCGATGGAAGATTTTACCGGATCGTTATCCGCGTAGGTCACCATGACCGTGTCCTTGTCCTTGACAAGAAGCGTATCGGCGTTGTTCACCCGCGTCGAGAAGATAATTTTGCCAGAATATTCGCCGTAATTCCCCGTTGACTTCAGCGTGACCAGGATCGTCGCGGGGCTGCTGCTGGTGCTGAGCGTGACTAGCACCGAAGGGTCGCTCACATCATTGTCGCGCACGGTGATGGTCATCGGCTTGATGACGGAGGTGTACGATGCGGCGTCGAGGGAAATGGAGCCCATGGCGCCTTTCCATATCAGCGTCTGCGTACGGTCGGCGGCGGGAAAAGCGTCTTTATAGGTTATCGTGACCAGGCTGAAATTGTCAACCAGGATGGTGTCCTTGTCCGAGGCCGAAACCGAGAACTTGAGGGTGCCGGTAAAAACGCCGCTGCTTCCTAAAAGGGTGAGCGAGGTGCCTACCGGGTCTGCCGTGCTGGTCACTTTCACCGTTGCGGTGGTGCCGGTGAGGTCAGCGTCTTTAAGGGTGACGGTCACCGACCCGCTTGTCCCTGTGAAAACGGTGTCACTCAAGGTTATCTTGCCCGCATGTCCGATCGGCTCGGTGCCACAGCCGCTCATGCATACGAGGGCGCACAATACGCCCGCTGCCAGAACTAAACCTAGAACCTTTTTCATCGTACCCCCTTATGGTTAAGAGTATTTGATAAATTGTTTGACGTTATTGACGTGGATATGATATATCCTTTGATTCAGTCTCAATGGAATTATGAGGCGCTTTAATGAGGGAACCCAACCCTGTACAAGGTAATATAATAAAATTTACCCGAAGGAAAAAATAGAAATATCTTCATAAAGGATAATCAGGTGACAGGTGAAAACCGGCTTTGCACGCTTGGCTCTCCCGATGGCCGGCGGCTGTTGACAAAAACGGCAGGAAACCTTATATTCACAAAAGGGCTGGCACAACGGATGCGACACCGATTGAAGGAATATAAAAATGAAACCTTTGCGGTTCATGCAAAACAATATCCATTCTGTATTACTTTTGTTAATCGTAATAGTATTTACCACTCCGTCACCCGCCGCGGTCCCCGACCCAACGCCGCAATGCCCGGCAGTCGCAGCCGGCGACCACGAGCAGTACCATCTGCCGCCGGTCGCCCCTGCCGCAGGTGTCTCGAGTCAAATCGACTGGGGCCAGATTCCCGCGACCGGCGGCTGGTACGGCGCGCAGGTCATGGACTCATGCCGGTATCGCGCCGATGGGTTTACGACATGGCACGGCAAGGCAGCCGCGCGTATCGAGGTCCAGCCCGGCGACGATCCGCTTGACCTTGGCGAAGGCACGGAGCGCGCCGAAATGGCGTTTCTGCAGGATTCAACGGGCAAACAGATCAACGAGACATCGGCGAGCGGCACGGTGTATTACGCGACGAGCTATTACTTTCCGTCAACCTGGGACGGGACGTTCATCAGGGGCAACAGCAATTCATGGTCGTTCGTGTGGCAGTTTTACGGATGGCAGGGGCTCGCGGCCGGCCGCGGCTACGACGCCGACCCCGCGGCGCAGAAATACTGGTTCGGCGGCATAAGCGCGCGGTTTTCAGACGGCGGAAACATCATCAAGGGAAAATGGACCGACTTCGTGTTCACGGTGAACTGGGGAACCGGGCGCCTGACCGTCTGGCGAAGGGACGAGGGCCAGACCGCGTTCACGCAGGTGCTCGATGCAACGGGCCAGGCGTTCTCGGGATCGATTTACATAAAGCAGGGCCTTTACCGCGGCGGCGACGTGAGCGGCCGCACCGACGTGCTCTGGGTGGGGCCAACGGCGCGCGGCTCGACGTTTTCCGCCGTGGAGATGTCGGCATTCGGGACGAACAACGGCAATCCGGTTATCATTCCTGTCTTGAAATCGCGCGGCATCGTGAATGAAAATGTAAAGGTCACTTATGACCATAGGACGGGATATTTCCGGATCGCCGCGGACAAGCCATTGACAATCGGCGTTTTCTCCGCAAGCGGAACGCTTGTTAAGTCACTCGATATGATGATGGCTGGCACCGCTATTTGGGATGGAACGGACAGCAAGAATACGCCGGTTCCTGCGGGGATTTATTTCTTCAAGGCGAGGGGAGCAAAAGATGCCGAGGTGGTAAAGGTTTTAAAAGCCGTCCGCTAGGGTAACACCATAAACATGATAACAACTGCAATTATCTCATAAAAGATTATCCATGAAAAAAATCAAATTGCCGCTTGTCATTTTCATCATCCTTGCCTTCTTAATTGCATTTGATCTCTCCGCCCAGGACCTCGGCATCACCTTCGGCTTCAACAGCTCGGCGCGCACGAGCACGGGCGGGACCTACAACCACAGCCTGTTTAGGCCCACGGGCCAGGACTCGGACTGGTGGAACGAGATGGCGGAGGAGATTTCGTACAGCGGCGTTGACTACATCGCGCCCGTGACGCGCGGGTACAGCCCCAACCATCCGAACACCGACGCGGGCGATCCGAGAAAACTGCCGCTGTTGTGCGCGGCGATGGACCACCGGCCGCTCGACAACACGTTCAAGATCGCGATCTTCGACGACAACGCGGCATCGTGGGCCGCCAACAGGAACCTCGACCTGGGCTTCGGGTACGGGTACAATCCTCCGTTCGACTGCGGCGACACTGCCAACTACAAGTACATCTGGGACTACGACCTCAAGGTGGCGATCCAGAACATCCCGGACGAAAAGCGCTACAAGATAAAAAACCGGATGGTGATCATATTTTGGAGCGTCAATCCGCCGTTCTGCACCAACCAGGGCAACGGACATATCAAGGCGATCGTGCTTTACATAAGGAAACAATGCCAGGCCGCGTTCGGGTTCAATCCGTACCTGGTGGCCGACGGGTCCTGGGTGAGCCAGGACCCGTCGTGCAACGACTCTGCGGTCATTGATGCGGTGCAGAACTGGTTTGCCGCGCCGGTCAATTCGTTCACGTTGTACAATTTTTTTGGAACCAAGGTGGGCGCCCTGTGTCCCGGCTTCCAGTATTCGGGCTCGAATGTTTTCATGGACCCGAACCACGGCAACCTCCTTGTCAACAACCTCACCGCAACGGTCCGTGCCGGCGCGCGGTTCACGCTCGGGGAGGGCTTCACCGACGAGGAAGAGGCATGCGCGTGGTGGCGGAGCAACGACACGGTGTATTACGATTATCCAAACCAGCGGCTCAACATCACGAGGCGCTTTACGGCAAGGGCGTTTGCCGGCACGCATAAAATAGAGGCCGAGGCGTGCGATTCGTTTTCCGGCGCTGCCGGCGCCGGCAGCGGCCTGTACCGGAGCGGCAACCTGAACATTGTCCGGTGCAACGACGCAAACGGCGGTTGGCAGGTGACCGGAACGCAGGCGGGTCTGTGGCTGCAGTGGCGGGAGCTGCCCCTGCCCGCAGCCACGAAATTCACGATCGAATACGCCTCTGCCGCTGCGTCGTCGGTGCGGTTCAGCGTGGACGGCGCGCCGCTCGCCGCTGTTTCCCTACCGTCAACGGGCGGCGCGTGGAGCGCGGTAGACGCCGGAACATGCTCCTTTGGGTCCGACGCGCTTCACACCGTGCGGCTCAGCGTGGTATCCGGTTCGCCGGATCTTAATTATTTTCTTATAAAAGACATGAGCTTGCCGGCGGCCGCGCCGGTGCGGGAAAGGAACCCCGCCGTTCAATACACCGGTGCCGGCCGTATGGTCTTTTTCGCAAAGGGCGCGGTTTCTTTCCTGAATGTAAATCCGGAAAACGAAGGAATATACCGCGTTGAATTGTTTGATCTGTCCGGAAGAAGGGTCTTGGTTTATGATTGCACCGTGACCCCTGCAACGCGGGTCCTGCGGCTCCCAAATGCGGGCGCGGGCGCGCGTATCTGCAGGATAATAAAAATAGAATAGAGTTGGAAGTTAAAGGTTGAATGTTGAAAGCAATAATACAGACAAGACACATTCAACTTCCAACTTTGAGGTGTTTTTTATTTTCTCTGTTTCTCTGTGCCTCTGTTGCTCTCTTCTCTTCATAAGGAAGCCGGACCTTGCCAAAAAAAACAAAAAACCAATATAATCCTGCTGAATCCATTTAAACGTCAGGACCCAGACGCGCTGTTCATGAAGTTCATGATCGCGCTCACCGTCGGCCTTCTGGTATGGATGGGTGTTTGGGGAAATAGAAGGTCTGTCCGGCAGGAGGACACCGAGATCAAAAGTGAGGAGGACGTTCCGGCTGAACGGACGGACACAAACCAGCTGGCGTCCGGCCTTTTTAAAGACCTGAAAGACAGCCTGCAAAACGCCGGGTATATACACCTTACGGAAAGCGAAAAGAAAGAGCTGAAGGAGCTTGTCGGAGGACAAAATCCCGCGCCCGTGGAAATCGTTTCGCCGATCACCATCGTTCAAAAAAAACCGCCGCAATCAAAAGCAGGTTGAATTCCCTTTTTGTCAAAATCGCGAATGCTCTGCAATGGCTTTGGTCTTCGAATAAACGCATCAAAAACGGGTATCTCCTCAGCGGGAAGATCGTACGGGCGATTGATGCAAGGGTGGTCCCGTATATTGTCAAACAGTGATTTTTCCCTTTCGATTTTGAATGTAAAAGAACTCTTGGTTTCATGGCGGATTAAAAGGTCAATCAATCCATATTGATAAATCCAGTCCACATGATTTCTTCGCTTCTTTTTTATCACATTTGAAGTATCGTTTTCAATTTTGAAAATCCAGCCATAGGATCGAAGAAGATTTCCTTCTCAGGGCCGGAAACCGGCCGGGCGCATTATTTGCTCTTATCTTTCTTATCGTATTAGCACCAGATCAGTCATTGAAAACGGTATGCGAAGAATACCATGAAATTCATAATGGATTTTTTCAGATCGTTAATGAAACAACTGCGCAGCTTGTGGAACGGAGCGTCCGGGCAGGCGCCCGGCAATGCCATGCCCACAGGCGATCGCGGTTCAATCTTATCAAACGTGGAGGTACCAATGGCCGCACGTGAAAACCCGACGCAGGGTCCCGATGCTCGGCAGGCGCCTGCAGAGGCTACGAACATCGGGGAAAACATTTCCATAGAGGGCACCATCCGCGCCGATGAGGACATCGTCATCGACGGGACGTTGAAAGGAAGCATTGAGGTCAAATCGCACCGGCTTACGGTGGGCGCCAAAGGCAGGATCGAAGCCGACGTTATTGCCGAGAACGTGCTCGTGGGCGGGAAGATGGCGGGCGCAATCGTCGCGCGCAACCAGGTGCACATCACCGCGAATGCGGACTTTACCGGGCAGGTGAAGGCCAGACGCATCGTCATCGAAGACGGCGCGTACATCAAGGCGTCCATCGAGCTTGAAAAAGAGGAAAAGGCAAAGCCCGCGGGCCCGACCCCGGCAAAGCCCCCTGAACCCGGGGTCCCTCCGCACGACCTGCAGGCCCAGAAAGCGAAAAAACCCGAAGTGGTCCAGAAGCAGGTCATCGGATAGGCGCATGGAGCAGCCTGCGCTTCGAGGCGGCGCAAGGGGCGCTTTCGCGGATTCGCCCGATGTTTTTCATTCCCGGATGCTCGAGCGGTACGGGGCGTTTCTTGAAAAACGCGGCAATACAACGGTCCTTGACACCGGACCGGTGTCGGGAACCAATATCGATTTCTTTCTCACCATGGCAGGCCGCGTTTTCGTTTTAGACCTTGCGCGCCGCGCCGGTCTTGACGCCGGCGCAGCGGTGAATCCATCGCGAATCCTTTCTGAAATGGAATTTGGTCCGGCCCTTTTCGACGGCATCCATCTGTGGGACCTTCCCGACCACCTCGAGAGCGCCGCGCTTGTTCAGGTGGTGCGGAAATGCCAGTCGCTTCTTACTCCCGGCGGTCTTCTCACCGTGATCGCGGCCGGATCGTCCGCCCTGCAGCCATTTTCCCAGTATTTTGAGCGGGTGCGCGGGTTCGACGTAAGGCTCAAACAGGACCGATCATGCCGCCTGCCCTGGATTTTCCGTTCGAACAGGGACATCGAGCAGGAAATGCGGCCGCTCGTGCAGATCGATTCGTTTCTCTGCATGAACGGGATACGGGAGTTCCTGTTCAAGCGCAAATGATCCCGATTCCTAACGCTCTTCCCGGCGCTCGTGCTCGCGTTTTTGGTTTTGGGGCTGATAACCGTCTTCGGACCGCTGTGGCCGCACCGCCTGATCTTCGGGCCGCGGTCGTTCCTCGTTTTCGGCGCGTGGCCGGACCTGTTCGGCGTGCGCCTCGGGACGTTTGAACTGGGGCCCCAGGTAGGGCCATGCCCCTTGGGACCGTGGAGCGGACGAGACTTGCACTTTGTAAAGGGCGTGAGGGCCCTGCATGACGCGCACACGCTGCGGGGTGACGATGGCTATGGGCGCGCCCACCGACCGCTGCACAAGGCTGATCCCGGGAGCGCCGTGGTAAAAATTGCCCCGCACTTGATCGGTCCGCGGCCGCAACCGCATTTCAACATGCCCCAAGACGTCGGCCGCGGTGAAATTTTCAGTGGCGCAAAACGTCCATTGCTCGCGCTTGAACCCTCTTTTGTAGCCGGGCGGAAACCGGGGCACCCAGCCGATTTCGTCGTCAGTCACGAACCAATCAACGCACGCGGGCGACCAATCGTATCCAGGTACCCACACCCAGCCCTCGGCAGCGTCGTCGTACCAGTAGCCGTAATGGCATACGATCCACCCGAACGGTTCGTCAGCGTCCCAAAACCAGCCTTCCGTAGTGTACACCCAATGACCATGCATGAAAGGCCGCCACCCCGGCCCGGCATCGGGCCGCCAGACCCTTCCCAAGCCGGGCATGTCGATCCATTCTCCGTAGTCGTTGAGCGCGCCAAACGTTATCCGCACCGAGACACCCGGTTCCTGCGCCGCAGCAGGCGCGGCGATTCCCAGAACCGATGATAAAACGAGAAAAACTAGAATTTTTCCGGATTGCATGGGACCTCCTTATGATTTATTATCACAAAAGATCGTTGCAAACCGTATGCCATGGGAGAAAATTAACGAACGAGTATTACTATTCGCCCCGGGGAAAAAAAATCAGATGATGGTCAGAATGAATTGATCGCGTTGGTTGTTTAGACATCGCCCCTGGTTCGAATCGGAGGGGGAAGAATCATTTGTATTGATTGACAATAAAGATGCCTTCAGAAGGCAGCGAGGCACATGATGCGAGAATTTTTCCATCACTAGAGCGCTCCTGTCTCAACAGAATAAAGATTAGCGGGCTCGGGCAGCCCGAGGCGTAGCCGGGACCGGAGTGAGGGCCGCCGCGACGAAGACGCGGAAGGACCAGATTTTTTATTATTTGCAATAGGCAATTCACTTCAAAATCAATTATTCCCGCCAATCTTAATCGCCAGGCACTCATGAAGAAACCTGTTGAGCGCGAAGCTTGACGACGTGCGAACGATCACCTGGTAGCCGCCGACCTCGAACGGTTCGTTTTTTTTCATGAGGTCGGAAAGCCCCGCCTGCGATTCCA
This window contains:
- a CDS encoding immunoglobulin domain-containing protein, yielding MMRNGLDVVGTRRRYSRRVLWTGVFFASILCCCSKPTGPSGAPAITTQPASQTEPYGQQVTFTVVATGNPTLAYQWHKDSANIPGAIYSSFTIAAVTFEDSGYYDVVVTNSAGKVISNAAKLSVNSALVAPNFTLQPLSQEKTIGEPVTFTASADGNPSPTYQWRKDGANIAGATAASYTISSVVLNSAGSYSVVAANSQGSLASNAALLLVTAGCPFPDTAQHLDPLDPAYHIITPNGGETFHVGQPCTLIVWSRLSGSAEIALVIGPSSLTPPEDFGAWGTTFSADSSYDTVVFTVPDSLWDKYSFQNVSSITDSCLFNVTYYKYPQFGDYSDCYFRIAK
- a CDS encoding T9SS type A sorting domain-containing protein; the protein is MNRKRDVRQLGTVLFTAGLAFLVSHAQAQIKARIVATQDQVAAACGTTNVKLVFGCQSGLYFVDFSETSPQISSISLADPAYVPDISSDGNWVAYQTGSNAEGGPSTAVATAWIRALAASGTPVKVADTGYVPRFVQNAPPDTPEVIYATSVACPQDTCYALGQTLLKKIAGGAAGPAEVVFDKGSYYGGLSWDNRYLNSAWEGGPNAFMLDLQGGNGVPAALHTMRVKKNVTNADTFVTVKTCNPSRSASRIFTNTMMFYDFSSAAITLAKCYHPILKTWGTHQLLFISRSDSEDLRVYDTPYMSLVPLSIAQGNGEPVAKEWNTPEWSNHPYFAVSGMVVDRLFSAGAGSYDHTLNSEAVYLVNLKDSLYVRLVETTDTSHASMVSLENPFVWVQVPAGFQEDSTWLKQTIWERAAGVINPYNPSADYLRRSAGSPVEIVIYSVSGRKIASISGVQNASVVIREKLRALNPGTYLVASRDGEGLLHTSRWVNVR
- a CDS encoding heparin lyase I family protein, encoding MKPLRFMQNNIHSVLLLLIVIVFTTPSPAAVPDPTPQCPAVAAGDHEQYHLPPVAPAAGVSSQIDWGQIPATGGWYGAQVMDSCRYRADGFTTWHGKAAARIEVQPGDDPLDLGEGTERAEMAFLQDSTGKQINETSASGTVYYATSYYFPSTWDGTFIRGNSNSWSFVWQFYGWQGLAAGRGYDADPAAQKYWFGGISARFSDGGNIIKGKWTDFVFTVNWGTGRLTVWRRDEGQTAFTQVLDATGQAFSGSIYIKQGLYRGGDVSGRTDVLWVGPTARGSTFSAVEMSAFGTNNGNPVIIPVLKSRGIVNENVKVTYDHRTGYFRIAADKPLTIGVFSASGTLVKSLDMMMAGTAIWDGTDSKNTPVPAGIYFFKARGAKDAEVVKVLKAVR
- a CDS encoding DUF5010 domain-containing protein, which produces MKKIKLPLVIFIILAFLIAFDLSAQDLGITFGFNSSARTSTGGTYNHSLFRPTGQDSDWWNEMAEEISYSGVDYIAPVTRGYSPNHPNTDAGDPRKLPLLCAAMDHRPLDNTFKIAIFDDNAASWAANRNLDLGFGYGYNPPFDCGDTANYKYIWDYDLKVAIQNIPDEKRYKIKNRMVIIFWSVNPPFCTNQGNGHIKAIVLYIRKQCQAAFGFNPYLVADGSWVSQDPSCNDSAVIDAVQNWFAAPVNSFTLYNFFGTKVGALCPGFQYSGSNVFMDPNHGNLLVNNLTATVRAGARFTLGEGFTDEEEACAWWRSNDTVYYDYPNQRLNITRRFTARAFAGTHKIEAEACDSFSGAAGAGSGLYRSGNLNIVRCNDANGGWQVTGTQAGLWLQWRELPLPAATKFTIEYASAAASSVRFSVDGAPLAAVSLPSTGGAWSAVDAGTCSFGSDALHTVRLSVVSGSPDLNYFLIKDMSLPAAAPVRERNPAVQYTGAGRMVFFAKGAVSFLNVNPENEGIYRVELFDLSGRRVLVYDCTVTPATRVLRLPNAGAGARICRIIKIE
- a CDS encoding polymer-forming cytoskeletal protein, which produces MAARENPTQGPDARQAPAEATNIGENISIEGTIRADEDIVIDGTLKGSIEVKSHRLTVGAKGRIEADVIAENVLVGGKMAGAIVARNQVHITANADFTGQVKARRIVIEDGAYIKASIELEKEEKAKPAGPTPAKPPEPGVPPHDLQAQKAKKPEVVQKQVIG
- a CDS encoding class I SAM-dependent methyltransferase codes for the protein MEQPALRGGARGAFADSPDVFHSRMLERYGAFLEKRGNTTVLDTGPVSGTNIDFFLTMAGRVFVLDLARRAGLDAGAAVNPSRILSEMEFGPALFDGIHLWDLPDHLESAALVQVVRKCQSLLTPGGLLTVIAAGSSALQPFSQYFERVRGFDVRLKQDRSCRLPWIFRSNRDIEQEMRPLVQIDSFLCMNGIREFLFKRK
- a CDS encoding DUF6600 domain-containing protein; translation: MQSGKILVFLVLSSVLGIAAPAAAQEPGVSVRITFGALNDYGEWIDMPGLGRVWRPDAGPGWRPFMHGHWVYTTEGWFWDADEPFGWIVCHYGYWYDDAAEGWVWVPGYDWSPACVDWFVTDDEIGWVPRFPPGYKRGFKREQWTFCATENFTAADVLGHVEMRLRPRTDQVRGNFYHGAPGISLVQRSVGAPIAIVTPQRVRVMQGPHALYKVQVSSAPRSQGAWPYLGPQFKRPEAHAEQVRPRAENEERPRPEDQAVRPQRSEDGYQPQNQKREHERREER